A DNA window from Synchiropus splendidus isolate RoL2022-P1 chromosome 2, RoL_Sspl_1.0, whole genome shotgun sequence contains the following coding sequences:
- the LOC128754506 gene encoding uncharacterized protein LOC128754506 isoform X4 produces the protein MEDFEKFVHSRLNHLRMSKENSNPSPRPSVIRFHGRAILPPLLSDEQREEMKQHRDAALKTGIHRTIKEKQIKAFVQNVLDTVQLRNSPSLDNFLQELNLGNSALSHNTTDESLMNKNLPSTIHGKEGASQLSSTSSALFATSVSSQNDNEVLRKHPDGQQDNQSSLLNDASCLSLSAGDASQPEGGSDFSEIGDLQKQFLGFGSSEQSHDMDEFYGSSSLDTMAQIPNIINYPPLDAEELERSGEEFSFGSDYIAVRDICSSSFKNNHYFEEAAKDTACDNASTSTGLECDIPSDTPTSDRQPCAIPAQNITKISGNSVSMHRQELQDLQPPEKPQRRSLQALLQKSQEYRRQQRMLRNQAKNSKTQERSRELSHSDKENDHILYKKAVSEWRKTLKEKRKTLPSSMTLKNNKLNITPLGINEDQPKTSLIQEPFKMKSEPSDPHPKFFSKVRRFPPILAPTFSKSVGGSDILCEKISFDQLQVVDESSRMERENSENSAGGVEANETQQLSQSSLHTNLVESELSGPEVISDVESTAVTNAEGQTDEWRRPGTCSDCDEGMDSGSQNCAEWAGVPSKIPGERPFSIDEESRQERRFDSEGACESLNVSELLLVKNIAKERKKQLTKVGAGLHISSNLQQHKHKLSAAQWKCVPDVFRNPVEVTAGALSGDDYDSSSMALDQSCGVNKPSERSSRSDVGSITQHRDEMHLTPDSSAGVESGTLKVKRRLLMNEAEEIQHRRADATSEAFLMATPDLNRALGGCERQGDPIELLKQIHAEQIRALQDEHRRQQRDLLQALTMRCGLPRSVSLPCSRLEDKVTSAAHSRPSVCLPEHHRPLLLAAVKGFLTRRLFKTERVAQLVRTVGDMQTFLLGFQQQSSCSGEVYSKQDSILLARVAQQLQALRYEVYDIFFSLSVEEKMQLISLDRELLREKQFRRQAVPTRASGGKKFISAATRKQLERKRS, from the exons ATGGAGGATTTCGAGAAGTTTGTACATTCTCGCCTGAACCACCTGAGGATGAGTAAGGAGAACTCCAACCCATCGCCAAGGCCCTCTGTTATCCGCTTCCATGGAAGGGCGATACTACCACCGCTG CTCTCGGATGAGCAGCGGGAGGAGATGAAGCAGCACAGAGACGCTGCACTGAAGACTGGTATCCACAGAACAATTAAAgagaagcaaataaaagcttttgtGCAAAATGTTCTGGACACCGTGCAG CTAAGAAATTCACCGTCCTTGGACAACTTTCTTCAGGAACTGAACTTGGGCAACAGCGCTTTGTCTCACAACACTACTGATGAATCGTTGATGAACAAGAATCTGCCTTCTACGATTCATGGGAAAGAAGGTGCCTCTCAGTTGTCATCCACATCTAGTGCCTTATTTGCCACAAGTGTGAGTTCTCAAAACGACAATGAAGTCCTTAGAAAGCACCCTGATGGCCAACAAGACAATCAGTCAAGTTTACTCAACGATGCAAGTTGCTTGTCACTATCCGCTGGTGATGCCAGTCAACCCGAAGGTGGAAGTGATTTTTCTGAGATAGGTGATCTTCAGAAGCAGTTCCTGGGATTTGGTTCGTCTGAACAGTCACATGATATGGATGAGTTTTATGGTAGCAGCTCCTTAGACACAATGGCCCAAATACCAAACATTATCAACTATCCACCTCTTGATGCAGAGGAATTGGAGAGGAGTGGTGAAGAATTCTCCTTTGGTAGTGACTACATAGCTGTTAGAGACATTTGCTCGAGCTCATTCAAGAACAACCATTATTTTGAAGAAGCTGCCAAGGACACGGCCTGTGATAATGCATCTACTTCTACAGGGCTTGAATGTGACATCCCGTCCGACACGCCTACTTCAGACCGTCAGCCCTGTGCCATCCCTGCTCAGAATATCACTAAAATCTCAGGAAATTCAGTATCTATGCACAGACAGGAACTACAAGATTTACAACCGCCTGAAAAACCTCAACGTCGGAGCTTACAGGCTTTGCTTCAGAAATCCCAGGAATACAGACGGCAGCAAAGGATGCTCAGGAACCAGGCCAAAAACAGCAAGACCCAGGAGAGATCCAGGGAACTGAGCCACTCGGATAAAGAGAATGACCACATCCTCTATAAGAAGGCTGTTAGTGAATGGCGAAAGACTCtcaaagagaagagaaagacccttccttcCTCAATGACcctcaaaaataataaactgaACATTACGCCGCTAGGCATAAATGAGGACCAACCCAAAACCTCCCTGATCCAAGAACCATTTAAGATGAAGAGTGAACCAAGCGACCCTCACCCGAAATTCTTTTCCAAAGTTCGGAGGTTTCCTCCTATTTTGGCCCCCACGTTCTCAAAGAGTGTTGGGGGATCGGACATCTTGTGTGAGAAAATAAGTTTTGaccagctccaggttgttgatGAAAGCAGCAGGATGGAACGTGAAAACTCTGAGAACTCTGCAGGTGGAGTGGAAGCCAATGAAACGCAGCAACTGTCTCAAAGTTCACTGCACACAAACCTAGTAGAGTCTGAGCTGTCTGGTCCAGAGGTTATTTCTGATGTAGAATCCACGGCGGTCACAAACGCTGAAGGTCAAACTGATGAGTGGCGCAGACCTGGAACCTGTAGCGACTGCGATGAAGGAATGGACTCTGGCAGCCAAAACTGTGCAGAGTGGGCCGGGGTGCCATCAAAAATTCCAGGAGAACGTCCTTTTAGCATCGATGAGGAATCAAGACAAGAACGAAGGTTTGACAGTGAAGGTGCTTGTGAGTCATTAAATGTATCAGAGCTATTGCTGGTCAAGAACATCGCCAAGGAGAGGAAAAAACAACTGACAAAAGTAGGTGCTGGTCTCCACATCAGCTCCaacctgcagcagcacaaacacaaactgtcTGCTGCGCAGTGGAAGTGTGTGCCTGATGTTTTTAGAAATCCAGTGGAAGTCACTGCTGGAGCACTTTCTGGTGACGATTACGATTCCTCCTCGATGGCCCTCGACCAGTCATGTGGTGTGAATAAACCATCTGAACGATCGTCCAGATCTGATGTGGGATCCATCACTCAGCACCGTGATGAGATGCACCTGACCCCGGACAGCAGTGCTGGGGTTGAGAGCGGGACGTTGAAGGTGAAACGGAGGCTTCTCATGAACGAGGCAGAGGAGATTCAACACAGACGTGCAGATGCCACTTCTGAGGCTTTTTTGATGGCCACACCTGATTTGAACCGAG CTTTGGGAGGATGTGAGCGTCAGGGGGACCCAATAGAGCTGCTGAAACAGATCCACGCTGAGCAGATCCGAGCCTTGCAGGATGAGCACAGGAGACAGCAGAGAGACTTACTCCAG GCTTTGACCATGCGTTGCGGTCTCCCCCGGAGCGTATCCTTGCCGTGCTCACGTCTTGAGGACAAGGTGACCTCTGCTGCCCACTCTCGG CCGTCCGTCTGTCTCCCGGAGCACCACCGCCCCCTGCTGTTGGCAGCTGTGAAAGGTTTCCTAACTCGCAGGCTTTTCAAAACGGAGCGGGTGGCACAGCTGGTGCGCACCGTTGGG GATATGCAGACCTTTCTTCTGGGATTCCAGCAGCAAAGTTCCTGCAGTGGAGAGGTTTATAGCAAACAGGACTCTATATTACTGGCCAGAGTTGCTCAGCAG CTACAAGCTTTACGCTACGAAGTTTACGACATATTCTTTAGCCTGTCGGTCGAGGAGAAGATGCAGCTGATCAGCTTGGACAGagagctgctgagagagaaGCAGTTCAGGCGTCAG GCTGTCCCCACACGTGCTTCTGGAGGGAAGAAGTTTATTTCGGCTGCTACACGGAAGCAACTGGAGAGGAAGAGGTCAT AA